The genome window GATCGAGCCGGAGCTCTGGAAGGGCGTCACACTGGCGTGCCTCTATCTAACGCACCCGGAAGAACTCATGTCTAATGTGCGTTTTCTACAGCTGACATCTGCTGGCGTGGATCGATGGATCCATCACGAGAGGTACAAGTCTCTAGACGTTGCAATCAGCACTGCGAGTGGCATACACTGGTAAGCAACCTTCCCAAGACCTAATGTTGCCATTTATAACACTTGTCTCACATCAATGTTTTCTACTTAGCCCTCAGATTGCAGAGTGGGTCATGTCGACGTGGCTTATGAGAAATCACAACCTTCTGCGCCACATTGAATCCCAAAAAGAGGGTACCTGGTCAACTGTTAGAGCCGAGACCAGAGACTCTGCAGGAATGCGTGTGGGCATTCTTGGATATGGGTCCGTCGGGCGTCAGTGTGCCCGTCTCGCCACGGcaatggggatggaggtgtacGCCTTCACGCGAACGCCATACACCGCAGATAAGAAAGCCAAGAGCGACCACTACAGCATCCCGGGCATGGGAGACCCGCAGGGCGAACTGCCCTCCAGGTGGTTCCACGGCGAGTCCAAAGACGCCGTCAACGAGTTCCTGCGCCAGGACCTGGACCTCCTAGTGCTCTGTCTGCCGCTGACCACGGCGACCGAGTATCTGCTCGGGGCGGAACAATTCGATATATTGGCGGAGGGCACGAAGCGAACGTTTATCTCCAACGTTGCGCGGGGCAAGCTGATACGCACGGAGGCCCTGATCGATGCACTGCACAAGGGCAAAATTCGGGGTGCGGCTGTGGACGTGACGGACCCCGAGCCCCTGCCTGAATCGCATCCGTTGTTTAGCGCCCCCAATGTGGTAATCACGCCCCATGTGAGCTGGCAGAGTGTGAATAATTGGAATAGAATGCTGGATATTCTGGAGATCAATCTGGACCGCTTGGATAAGGGTAAAGAGCTTATTAACATCCCGGACAGAAAGCTAGGCTATTGAAATCACGGTTACTATAGACGCTGGGAAATTATATTGTCACTTAGTTGGAAgtcagaatattatattgtGTGGTACCGCCATTCAAAATAAGGACTATTGTTCAAGTATGAAAAGCACAACAGAATGAATCATCGCCATGGCCGAAGGCATAGTTACAACGTGCCGTTCTCGTTTATTGCCAAAAGTAGTCTGGCGCGCAGGAAATACAACCTTTTGTAGATATCATCAGACTTCTGTCGGGATATCATGCAATTCACGCCCTTCATTATTTTATCAGCCATCCTTTCAAGCTCAGCAAGTATGGAGAGTACATTGTCAATGTAATCCAAAACAAGGCGCTGCAGAAAACTCGCCTTGACCACATCATCTACGAGGAAGCTGCCGACAACAAGAGATTGTTCGGTCCATGGAAATTGGCGCAGTCTCCGAGAGCTTGTGTCATCAGACTTCTCGTGGGGGAATCGAGAAGACGGCAGACGCGAATGCGACACGAGATGTCGTCGcggggcggcggcggcgacgatGGCGGCCGTTGCGGTCGAAGAACTTCGATTGTTGTAGCCATTGGCGCTGCCTGAGCTGTCTTTGTGTTGTCTTTGCTGTTTCTCAAAGAGAGCCAATAAGCTGTCGAGGGACATGTATATAATCATGAGCAGGTTTTGATTACTGGGCATCTCCGTGCAATGGCCGCAGTCAAGTGCCATGCGTACTTTGTTCTGGAGCTCACGGTCGATGCACAACAGGCCATCCAGCTGCATGGCCTCTGCTGGGGACAGGTCAAAGTCGCCCAGCTTGGCCAGCAGCCCGGAAAGGGCCTTATAGCAGGTTCCATCCTGCGAACACGGCCTATCGCTAGCACGCTCTCGCGTGCCGGGGCCGACGCTCCTGTTGCGTGCGCCCGAGAGTGATGATACGTGATGGCTGGACGAGGCTGTGGTCGGCGCCGACGGGGGCGGGCTAGCCATTCCCGTCTCGGCAATTTCCTCAGAGACGCTGCTGATTGGCATGACAGTCGACATGGTGGTCGACAGGGCGCCAAGACCGCTCAGGAGAGTCGTTGGTGGATTGTTTTGGGCTCGATGCGCGCAGCCTCTTGGTTCGTGGGGGTCGAATGCAGTGGAGGGGGACGAGAGCACTGAGCCCAGCGTGATATGGCCCATCTCGTCCGTTTCTGAGCTGGTCATAGCGGTCGGGTCGATAGTCCCCTGGCTGTAATCCATTGCCAGGTCTGACATGGCCGGCACCGCCCATATGCCCGAATCCAGGTCCAGATCCATATCCAAGTCGGAGAAGTCAATGGTACTGGCGCCCATGTGCAAATTTGCCATGGACAGCGCAGGATTCTGGGTTAGCTCTTGGGATTGAGCGTTGCCCATGGGATGTCTGGCAAGTATTGCACCGCCTGGTGCGGCTGAAGATGCGGCCAAGTCCGTCGGAGGCTGTTGCAGCCGTACTGGCGAACAGGTTGTCGGCGCGTCATTGGCGGCGATGGCGTCCTGCGGTGGATGGCGACGGAAACTTGTGCGATCGGGCGAGGCGTCCCGGGTGATAATGTCGCGGGGAGTGCGATTTTGTGATGGATTTGTAGTCGACGACTGGATCGAAGTGGCCTTTTCACGCCGCATGGCAGCATTGTTGTCGCTATTCTTGGGTGGGCGCCCAGTCCTCCTTAGTGGGCTATATACGCACTGGACGCCGCTCTGGCTGCACCGCCAGCACGAAGGCTTGCCTCGACTACATCGTACTTTGGACAGCTGACAATTATCGCATGCTGTACGTAGCTTAGGTCCATTCGTTGTTGTTATGGTTGTCGTGGTCTTTGATGGTGCTGAATCGCTCATGGCAGTCTTAAAGGCAGACACTGGCTCTATCTCTGGCTCTCGAGGCAAGATTTCAAGTTGGGGGAAAGGCGGTTCTCTGCTGTGAATAATGGAACTAGACAGCAGGCATTATGCTCTCTGATTCAGATGGGTAATCAATAGCGCAACGGGTGTGCGGGGTCGAGAAGTTGAGTTAATTGCGAATTTATGCGGCGACGAATGATATTGTTCTGACTAAACTGGAACAAACATGACTGTGTCGATACGGGGACGACTTCGTGCATTAGCTGATGTGTGAACACCAAGATTTCCTATCAAATATGGTAGAAATAGCCATCTCAACAGAATAATGTAATAAGGGTTGAATTGCACCATCTTACCCCATTGAGGGCTCCTAATCAGCCGCCTTCCATATCGTGCAAATGGGGTATCTGAAAGGGTCTTTGTATTATGTGTCTCAATTTGCTTCTGGAACTTCCACGGCCCGCAATCATTGGCACCAGGATGGGGCTGGATAGCTGGGAGGAAAGCCCGGCGACATAGGACGAGACTTTGGATTTCGATTGCGAGACACGGCCAACGACTGTCGGTTCTCCGTATAATGTCCGATCCCCCGGTTCATTCCTGCGCGGCGGAAGGACATGATTTGCCGATCCGGCCCGGGGTGCACGTCCTTCCCAGCCCACTTGCCGGGGTCCGATGCAGACTTGTAAGGGTACTGGCAGGGGCCATCTCACAGCTTTGAGGGTCgctttcttccctcctttgGCGCTGAGAAATCTGGTCCTTGAGCTATGAAATCAACTCTGGCTTGATGTAGGCCTTGCAGaaatcttcttcaacgcTGTGCCTGCAAGTCCTGAATGCTGTCTTTTGCCCCAAAAGTGCAAAACCATTTGGGGTCAAATTAGGGTAGCAAGCGTAGAATGACTCGTTCCCATGTTGGTGGTCTCCATCTTTGACTCCATTGGTTCTTTGGGCGAAGCAGGTCAGaaattagttattttaaGCAATGCCGCTAGTTGACAAGCTAATGCCCAGGAAAGCGCCAGCTTCTTAGCGTCACGCCCCAACTGGAAAACCGCCACTGGATTTgcgctttctctttttgttgGTTTGTTTTACAGTATTTCGTACTCCGTTTCGGCGCGTTTCGGGCCATGCTAGAGATCCTAGCTATTTTGTAAATCATATGATGGGTCCTGAAACCATTTTTTGatcataataatattatattccaATTGCAGACTTGTGTTCGTGGAAGAGGGGTACAGTAAAGAAGTCCCTCTACTTCCACCCACTACCAAGAGAAGATAAGGTCTAGACTTCGGACTATCGTGTACACAGTACCCTCCATTAGATAACTGATCTAGACTTATTACGGAGATTATGACTGTGATTGGATGGTTACCTATTCAGCTAAGCTATCTCGGAGATCATAGCAGGAGGGTCCGTGTGCATATGCACATATATCTATTAGATCATATGCGGAAAttctttgggtttgggtgtACTAATATGGTGTGCTATACTCCGCTTTCAGCCTTGTGTCGGGGTGGGGAGAAattgaggaagagatgcCTTAGCTGACCCTGCAGGTGACTTATTTAGTTGAATAAGCGTTGTGGGGGAAACGATGGGTTTTGGTGAGTTATAATTGGccttaaatatattattgttGAGGCTGTGTGTATATGCATGGCACggttgttttcttttccttttccttgttgttgttggcggGGGAGTTGAGGGTAGTGGACGCCTGATATGGTAATTCTTGTTTTTTTATACTGAATCTGGGTTTGCTTCTTTGGGTTGTTGTGCGTTGTTTGTTTATTCTTTCATAATGGGTTTATCCAGTTGACGGCATTGATTTTATATCTCTACGTAATTGGTTGTTGCAATTGACCTCCTATTTTTGCAGTATCCTACCTGGTAGCCTATGCATAGATGCGTACTGGATTGTGCATCCTCTGCTACTCCACTGGTGGCTAACTGCTGGAGGATGGTAGGCGATTTTATTGGTTTTCTCAGCTTTTGTCAAACCTCCCATATATTGCTAGTGCTCCCGTCACCGTCTGGCAATCAAATCAAGTCTGCCAGGTTCGATTGGGATGATCTTTAGTACTTATAGTAATCATAGGGTGTAATGCCATGTTTGAATATGTGCCATAGGCTACTACTGCTAGAAGTACTACGAGTCAGTTAGTACTGTCAcataacttatatattttgagcAGCACTGCTTttgacaacaacaactactactactgctagtaCGATCAGTAGTCGGATTTAATTGTAGCTACTATACTAATTCTAAGGATATCGAGCTATTTATCATTGTACTGTATCCATCTCCTAAGTAAAGGTTGCTTCACACAATTGGCCATCACTGGAACGGCGGTGATGCATCGGAGTTCGCAGCGAGAGACGGAGGGCTTATCGGCCACCCCTGCCACTGATAAGCGATGCAGGGATCCGATATGATCTCACCCCATTAGGCAGTCACTTCCTATACTCATTGCCACTCACCGTCATCGGCAGTCGGCGGAAGAGGCAAGCAGATTGACTCAATAAAGAGCATCTCCATCTGAATGATTGGATTATGGAATTACTATTATCATTAGGAATTATCATGTTGAACGGCGGCTCTCCGGATGGGTTGAGAAGTCGCCGAGCACGGGGGGAGCACGGCTGCTGATTGGTGCAAAACGCCGAAGCAGCTGTACGGCGCGGGGCAGCTTCCAATCCATCGCGAGCTCTCCCTTCAATAGCTGCCCCCCTCGCTCCATATTTAACCCTTCACGCTGCCATTTTTCTCGTGATTTATCTTCTCCCTCTAAGTCATCTCAATTGCACCAGTTTAAAGTTTTAATCGGTGCTGATTTGCTGCTTGTCTGGTTGAGCATCGATCAAGGAGCTCCTTATCAATCATCATTGCGTTATCGTCATCGTATCCTTCCCCACATCCCTGTTTTCCAGCTGGGTAATTCAGTGCCCCTGGCCACTCAACTCATTCCTCCTTTGCAAACCCATCTCCTCTCAATTAATTCATCACAATGGCTGCCGTCTTCCGCTCCAGCTTGAGGCTCCGCCCGACGACGCGCCTGTCGGCCGTCCGCACTCTCACCACTACTCCGCACATGCGCGCTGCGGAGAAGCCTTATTTCCCCGATGAGCCTTCTGCTCCCAAGCTGGCCACGGCCATTCCTGGCCCCAACAacaaggctgctgctgagaagCTCGACAAGGTCTTCGATGTGCGCAGCTTGAACATGCTCACTGATTACTACAAGTCCAACGGTAACTAGTAAGTTAACCTGCATTTATCTCACCCCTTGCGGGCAAATCGCCGAACGAGCGCTAACTTTGACACAGCATTGCTGATCTCGATGGAAACGTGCTTCTCGATGTGtaagctactactaccaactTATGATGATCCTTGAAACAATGTGATTGTATGGTTCTAACATATATCGTCCTCAGCTATGCTCAGATTgcctccatccccgtcgGCTACAACAACCCCCACCTCCGCAAGGTGGCAGAGTCCCCCGAGATGGTCAATGCTTTGATCAACAGACCGGCTCTGGGTAACTTCCCCTCTCACGACTGGGCTGACATCCTGAACACTGGTATCCTCAAGGCTGCCCCCAAGGGCCTTAACCAGGTGTTTACCGCCCTGGCCGGCTCGGATGCCAACGAGACTGCCTACAAGGCTGCCTTTATGTACTACCGTCAGCGCGAGCGTGGCAGCGCTGAGACCGAGTtcaccgaggaggagctggagactaCCATGAAGAACCAGTCTCCTGGTTCCCCTCAGCTGTCCATCATGTCCTTCAAGTCGGCCTTCCACGGTCGTCTGTTCGGCAGTCTGTCTACAACCCGCAGCAAGCCCATCCACAAGCTGGACATCCCTGCCTTTGACTGGCCCCAggctcccttcccctccctgaaGTACCCCTTGGAGGAGCACGCTCAGGAGAACGCTCAGGAAGAGCAGCGCTGCCTGCAGGAGACTGAGCGCCTGATCAAGGAGTGGCACAACCCCGTCGCCGCTGTTGTCGTCGAGCCCATCCAGTCGGAGGGTGGTGACAACCACGCCTCCCCTGCCTTCTTCCGTGGCCTGCGTGAGATCACCAAGCGTAACAacgtcctcttcatcgttgATGAGGTGCAGACTGGTGTGGGTGCCACCGGCAAGTTCTGGGCTCACGACCACTGGAACCTGGAGACTCCCCCCGACATGGTGaccttctccaagaaggCCCAGACCGCCGGTTACTACTACGGCAACCCGGCCCTGCGTCCCAACAAGCCTTACCGTCAGTTCAACACCTGGATGGGTGACCCGGCCCGTGCTCTGATCTTCCGTGGTATCATCGAAGAGATTGAGCGCCTGAACCTGGTGGAGAACACTGCTGCCACCGGTGACTACCTCTTCTCCGGCCTGGAGCGTCTCGCCAAGCAGTACCCCGAGCACCTGCAGAACCTGCGTGGTAAGGGCCAGGGAACCTTCATTGCCTGGGACACGCCCAAGCGTGACGAGTTCTTGGTCAAGGCCAAGGGCGTTGGTGTCAACATTGGTGGCAGCGGCCAGAGCGCCGTCCGCCTGAGGCCCATGCTGGTCTTCCAGAAGCACCATGGTAAGTCTGCTTTAGATACGGGATGAGAGAAAAGGATGCTAACATGTTGCAGCTGATATCCTCCTGGAGAGCGTTGAGAAGATCATTAAGCAGCTGTAAGCAGCTGCACGTTGATTTGATTGAACTCGAGTTTATGAGTAATGGCGTTTAGCGGAACTTGGGATGGGGACATTTCTTTTCATGATATCTTTAGCCGTTATTCATAAGGCAATTTGCGCTACGATTTATGGCAATGATGCTAGTCTAGTCATTGAGCAACAAAGTGATGCCGACAAGGCAGCGTTGATCTTGATCTTGATCTATTGTCCGGGTATCCAGTAGACATCCCCCTTTGTAAATTATAAacagtgtgtgtgtgcagaATCAAACCAACCCGACAAACCCCGTACCGTACATGATGAAAAGAGATAATTGTAGAACCGAAACTCCAATCGTGCAAATCGAagaaagaaggccaagcCATTCCCCCTTTTTTAGTGGAAAATATCGCTATGCCGTGCAAGATAGAGAACCGACATATGGCGCAAACGAACGATAGGAGCGAAGAAAAAACATCCGAGCAAGCAGACagcgatcgatcgatcacGCCTCCTCTTCACCCGTGCTACCGTCCCTCCTATACCAAGACACAATGTAATCAGCACCGAATCATTTTAACCAAAGACAAGGGCAGGGAATAAAACATACGGAATATACTTCACGCCCGAATCCTCCAAACTGGAAATAATCTCGTCGGGAAGCTGTTCACCCACCCACTATTAGCCCAAtatcctcttcaccaccaccaccaccaccagaatAATCTGGGTGTATACTCACCGACCCCGTAACCTTAACCGCATACGTCCCGGGAACATAACTATCCAATCTCTGCCACCTAGCCACCCAGCTGGTCGTGGGATCGCGGAGCGTCACTAGGCCCTCGAAGACCTGCGACGTGCATTCTTGGATCGCGTCGTTGTTGCCGCGGAGGCCGAGGACGTTGTCGCAGTTGGGGCAGCCTTCGCGCATGAATTTCTGTTCCATTAAGAAAAAGGTGTTAGTTGAGCTATTTCTTTTGGGGGGATGTAGGTAGGTAGCAGCTGTTCAGCTGGACGTACGCTGTGCAGTTGGACGAGCGAGCACACCATGCAGGCGCGGAGAGTGCGCTGCTGGCTGGGGGCGACGTAGAAGGACATCTTGCCTTTTTCGGCCcttcttctattttctaGGATAAGAATTGGCGGGACAATAGAATGGTAGGAGAGGCTGTGTAGGGATTGTAGGTAAGATGCATGCGGCAAGAACAAGAGACACACCAAGAGGGTTCTGGAATCGGAGGGTCGGCGCCAAGACCACCCAGCCCGGAGAAAAGTGAcggaagggaaagcaaatcaatcaatcaatcaatcaatcaatccatcatcgaCCCGAGTTTAAAAGCGCTGGAAGTTGAATCCAGGAACGGGTGAGCCCGAGGAAAAAGTTTCAGGaacttttttacttttttgatattttcttcttttcgcctTTCTCTATTCATTCTCATTTATCTactttcatttttcttggCTTTTCCCATATTGAACCATTCCAATATTAAACTGCGAAAGGATCTCGTGCTCTCTTGCCCCGaaatccacctccccccctcctttcgTTAAACGCTTCACTGTTGCGCGCCGCCCGACGCCCCCCATGGCTTCCCCCGATCTCGAGGCCGCCACTGCCCTCAAGGTGCAGGGGAATAAGGCCTTCGCTGAACATGAGTGGCCTACGGCTATAGATTTCTACACTAGAGCCATTGAGAAGTATGATAAGGAGCCGTCGTTCTTTAGTAACCGTGCTCAGGTAGGTGGCGCTACTGTTGGATAATCTGgcgttggaggtggaggtctGTGTTGAGATACTGACTGTTTCTGGGGTTCTTGGTTAGGCACATATCAAGCTTGAGGCGTATGGCTTTGCGATCGCTGATGCCTCCAAGGCACTGGAGCTTGACCCCAACTATGTCAAGGTTCGTTGGATACTGCTGCTGTTACTgcttgttggtgttgttcgCCTCTCTGACTTATTCACCCTACCGTCGATAGGCCTACTGGCGCCGAGCCCTTGCGAACTCCGCTATTCTGCACTACAAGGAAGCCCTGAAAGACTTCAAGGCCGTGATCAAGAGAGAGCCCAACAACCGCGATGCCAAGCTAAAGCTTACCGAGTGCGAGAAGCTCGTTCGTCGGCTTGAGTTCGAGAAGGCGATCGAGGTCGGTGATCCGCCTTCCGCTTTTGAAGATCTGGATATCGATGCGATGGTCGTGGATGAGAAGTATGATGGTGTGcgcttggagaaggaaatgaCGCAGGAGTTCATTGATGACATGATCGAGCGGTTCAAGAACGGAAAGAAGATCCATCGCAAATACGCTTTCCAAATAATCAAGGCCGTCAAGGATCTTGTCTATGCGGAGCCGAcgatggtggaggtgggtgtTAAGGAGGGTACTAGGTTGACGGTTTGCGGTGACACGCACGGCCAATTCTTCGATCTTCTCGAGATCTTCCGCCTCAACGGCTACCCTAGCGATACCCATGCTTATCTCTTCAATGGTGACTTTGTGGACCGTGGATCGTGGTCGACGGAGATTGCTCTCCTGCTGTACGCCTACAAGTGGCTGCGCCCCAACGGTATCTTCCTGAACCGTGGCAACCATGAGACGGACGACATGAACAAGGTGTATGGCTTCGAGGGCGAGTGCAAGGCCAAGTACAATGAGACGGTGTTCAAGGTCTTCTCCGAGTCCTTCTCGGCTCTGCCGCTGGCTACGTTGATCGGCAACAAGTACCTTGTGCTCCACGGCGGTCTCTTCTCGGATGACAACACTACGCTGGATGATATCCGCAAGCTGAACCGCCACAACCAGCGCCAGCCTGGACAGCAGGgcttgatgatggagatgctgTGGACAGACCCGCAGACCGCGCCCGGTCGTGGACCCAGCAAGCGCGGTGTTGGTCTTCAGTTTGGTCCGGATGTCACCAAGCGCTTCTGTGAGAAGAACGGTCTGGAAGCGATCATCCGTTCGCACGAGGTGCGCATGGAGGGCTACGAGGTCGAGCACGACGGACGGTGTATCACCGTCTTCTCTGCGCCGAAGTACTGCGACACCACGGAGAACAAGGGTGCCTTTATCAAGATTGGACCCGAGCTCAAGCTTGAGTACCAGGTGTTTGAGGCTGTTCCTCACCCGGATATTAAGCCGATGGTAAGTGATGTATTATCTTGACGAAAGTGCGGACTGGTAGACTAATGTTGATATTCCAGGCGTATGCGCAAAACTCTCTCATGTCGTCGATGATGTGAGAGGCTTGACTGCTTTGCAAGCTGGGCGTTCATGGGATGGATTGGGAGCGAGTCAATCTCGCCGATCGGACGGGGACATGATACATATACACCATGATTCAGGATGGGAACTGCGACGTTCAgatgagcagaagaagatgaagatgcggaAAGCCTTGGATTACACAGTACGAGGGCCATGTATCTACGGATGATTGACGACGATCTCGTGAACTCTTTGCATAGCggaatatctatctatctattttgCTAgttatatcttcttttccccttcttcttcaaggttATCTAGGTGTATGTTCTCTGCGGTTGAGTTGTCCCGCATGTGCAGGTCTGGCGACGTTGGATTGgctgttggaggggaagtggTTGGACAAATTACTTCGCGTCGTGCATCTTTGCCTTCCAGTCGGAGTTCTGCGTCCATTAAATAAACATAATATCTTACTGAATTGCATGGGGGAGAAATGAGGGTTAAAAGTGACTGTCGGTGCAGAGAATCCCGACGGCAGGGACCCCGCGATTTCCAACCGACGTCGTGTTTGTCTCGCTCTTCTCCCATCTTGGCTCGcactcttttctctccctctccctcttctgttTTCTCATTTCCTCGACTtatttctatctatttaatCACATAATTATCTCCTTCACCATGGAACACGATCCCCAGACCCGTGAGTGACACTGACTATCCCAACTCTCTGCAGCCCACACTAACCCCGCCTTCCCCTCCGCAGCGCAGTATCTCACCTCCGACAAGTCCAGCTTCGCCTCCGTCTCGGCCCATGAACGCTGGCCCGTCATTCTGGTATGCATCATGCGATCCCAATTATCGCAGTATAATCCTTGACTAATACTCCTCTCGTATAGACTGGTGCCATTGATGATCTGCACCGCAGCGTCGCCGATGTagccgacgaggaggagcgtCAGGAAGGAAAAGCCATCATCGGAAACCTCGCAGCGTTCAAATATGAGCTGCAGCACAACAGGCAGTTGACGTGAGATCATGCTACGCTCCTATACTCGACAATTAAACAGTCATTGACCATCTACAGCCCCCTCCCCGACGATGGCCAGCCCGACATTGCGGCGTACAAccaggagctggagcagCGGGGAAACCCTTCATGGCACAACGTCGCATGGCTCTACTCAGAATGCTACCTCTGTGCGTGCAATTGGCATACCTCCATACCTACACCCCAGCTGACAGCCACCAGACAGACGTCTGagcaccttcttctccctctccaagcACTGGAAGGGCTATGACGTGTTCGCCCGCCAGAAGATGTCCACCTTCAAGTCCTCCCGGCCCGCCGTCCTCGAGCTCGCCGCGCGATACAAGGAACTGGCCGAGGAGGCCAGCAAGGGCACAGACGGCAAGACCCCCGAGCAGATCGAGCAAGCCGACCGTATCCTCTTCTCCGAGATGTGCGAGATCTGCCTCTGGGGCAACGCCACcgacctctccctcctcacctccctcacctATGAAGACATCCAGAAGCTCCAGGGCTCCGAAGCCCGCAAGGCctcggagaagaacatcctcgtcaaCGACCTCAACGCCTCCTTCGATGTCCTACACCAGGCCCGTCGCGACCGCAAGAACCAGGACCGCCGCGTCGACATCGTCCTCGACAACTCCGGCTTCGAGCTCTTCGTCgacctcatcctcgccggctacctcctctccgccgGCCTTGCAACCACCGTCGTCCTCCACCCCAAGAACATCCCCTGGTTCGTCTCCGACGTCACCCCTCCAGACTTCGCCGCCCTCATCGCCGCCCTCTCCGACCCGCAGGCCTTCTACACTGCCCCCGACGAGTCCGGCAAGACCTTCGACCCCCTTTCAGAGAAGGAAGTCTCCGAAGTCAAATTCCTCTTCGACCACTGGAGCCACCTCCACGCCGAAGGAAAACTGATCATCCGTCCGCACTCCTTCTGGACCACCCCCGGAAGTTACTGGCGCATGCCATATGTAGCCCCGGACCTCTTCAACGACCTGAAAGAGAGCGAATTGGTCTTGTTCAAGGGTGACTTGAACTACCGCAAGTTGACCAACGATGTATTGCGTCCCCCCCCTCACCCATCATTCTATCTTCACATTCTAATCTGATTAAATTCTATAGGCCGCATGGGCCCCCACAAC of Aspergillus luchuensis IFO 4308 DNA, chromosome 7, nearly complete sequence contains these proteins:
- the gatA gene encoding 4-aminobutyrate transaminase gatA (COG:E;~EggNog:ENOG410PHBB;~InterPro:IPR004631,IPR005814,IPR015424,IPR015421, IPR015422;~PFAM:PF00202;~SMCOG1013:aminotransferase class-III;~antiSMASH:Cluster_7.5;~go_function: GO:0003824 - catalytic activity [Evidence IEA];~go_function: GO:0003867 - 4-aminobutyrate transaminase activity [Evidence IEA];~go_function: GO:0008483 - transaminase activity [Evidence IEA];~go_function: GO:0030170 - pyridoxal phosphate binding [Evidence IEA];~go_process: GO:0009448 - gamma-aminobutyric acid metabolic process [Evidence IEA]) — encoded protein: MAAVFRSSLRLRPTTRLSAVRTLTTTPHMRAAEKPYFPDEPSAPKLATAIPGPNNKAAAEKLDKVFDVRSLNMLTDYYKSNGNYIADLDGNVLLDVYAQIASIPVGYNNPHLRKVAESPEMVNALINRPALGNFPSHDWADILNTGILKAAPKGLNQVFTALAGSDANETAYKAAFMYYRQRERGSAETEFTEEELETTMKNQSPGSPQLSIMSFKSAFHGRLFGSLSTTRSKPIHKLDIPAFDWPQAPFPSLKYPLEEHAQENAQEEQRCLQETERLIKEWHNPVAAVVVEPIQSEGGDNHASPAFFRGLREITKRNNVLFIVDEVQTGVGATGKFWAHDHWNLETPPDMVTFSKKAQTAGYYYGNPALRPNKPYRQFNTWMGDPARALIFRGIIEEIERLNLVENTAATGDYLFSGLERLAKQYPEHLQNLRGKGQGTFIAWDTPKRDEFLVKAKGVGVNIGGSGQSAVRLRPMLVFQKHHADILLESVEKIIKQL
- a CDS encoding Zn(II)2Cys6 transcription factor domain-containing protein (COG:S;~EggNog:ENOG410PWP8;~InterPro:IPR036864,IPR001138;~PFAM:PF00172;~TransMembrane:1 (o394-411i);~antiSMASH:Cluster_7.5;~go_function: GO:0000981 - DNA-binding transcription factor activity, RNA polymerase II-specific [Evidence IEA];~go_function: GO:0008270 - zinc ion binding [Evidence IEA];~go_process: GO:0006355 - regulation of transcription, DNA-templated [Evidence IEA]) gives rise to the protein MSDSAPSKTTTTITTTNGPKLRTACDNCQLSKVRCSRGKPSCWRCSQSGVQCVYSPLRRTGRPPKNSDNNAAMRREKATSIQSSTTNPSQNRTPRDIITRDASPDRTSFRRHPPQDAIAANDAPTTCSPVRLQQPPTDLAASSAAPGGAILARHPMGNAQSQELTQNPALSMANLHMGASTIDFSDLDMDLDLDSGIWAVPAMSDLAMDYSQGTIDPTAMTSSETDEMGHITLGSVLSSPSTAFDPHEPRGCAHRAQNNPPTTLLSGLGALSTTMSTVMPISSVSEEIAETGMASPPPSAPTTASSSHHVSSLSGARNRSVGPGTRERASDRPCSQDGTCYKALSGLLAKLGDFDLSPAEAMQLDGLLCIDRELQNKVRMALDCGHCTEMPSNQNLLMIIYMSLDSLLALFEKQQRQHKDSSGSANGYNNRSSSTATAAIVAAAAPRRHLVSHSRLPSSRFPHEKSDDTSSRRLRQFPWTEQSLVVGSFLVDDVVKASFLQRLVLDYIDNVLSILAELERMADKIMKGVNCMISRQKSDDIYKRLYFLRARLLLAINENGTL
- a CDS encoding D-isomer specific 2-hydroxyacid dehydrogenase family protein (COG:C;~EggNog:ENOG410QE5G;~InterPro:IPR036291,IPR029752,IPR006140;~SMCOG1072:dehydrogenase;~antiSMASH:Cluster_7.5;~go_function: GO:0051287 - NAD binding [Evidence IEA];~go_process: GO:0055114 - oxidation-reduction process [Evidence IEA]), with amino-acid sequence MASSFLPPNAGRPNSQLCNDVLLVQMPIEVPAQWKKKIETKYPGIEIRSRVLRLELGLEANKIEPELWKGVTLACLYLTHPEELMSNVRFLQLTSAGVDRWIHHERYKSLDVAISTASGIHCPQIAEWVMSTWLMRNHNLLRHIESQKEGTWSTVRAETRDSAGMRVGILGYGSVGRQCARLATAMGMEVYAFTRTPYTADKKAKSDHYSIPGMGDPQGELPSRWFHGESKDAVNEFLRQDLDLLVLCLPLTTATEYLLGAEQFDILAEGTKRTFISNVARGKLIRTEALIDALHKGKIRGAAVDVTDPEPLPESHPLFSAPNVVITPHVSWQSVNNWNRMLDILEINLDRLDKGKELINIPDRKLGY